Proteins co-encoded in one Bacillus sp. FSL H8-0547 genomic window:
- a CDS encoding cyclophilin-like fold protein yields MTDQMIDVTLTIGEQVFSAKLYDHQTTRAFIEKLPLSMNMNDHNRNEKFYNFSDVLPEDSEVPGEIWAGDIMLYGDNCLVLFYESFSSTYRYTRMGFIEDPAGFAQAAGAGDVTVAFDLAENRK; encoded by the coding sequence ATGACAGATCAGATGATTGATGTGACACTAACAATTGGGGAACAGGTATTTTCTGCAAAACTTTATGACCATCAAACGACCCGGGCATTCATTGAGAAACTGCCCCTGAGTATGAATATGAACGATCATAATCGCAATGAAAAATTCTACAATTTTTCAGATGTTCTTCCTGAAGATTCAGAAGTGCCTGGAGAGATTTGGGCAGGAGATATCATGCTGTACGGAGATAACTGTCTTGTGCTGTTCTATGAAAGTTTCTCGAGTACTTATCGTTATACAAGAATGGGATTTATTGAGGACCCAGCGGGTTTTGCTCAAGCTGCAGGAGCGGGAGATGTAACTGTTGCTTTTGATCTGGCTGAAAATAGGAAGTAA
- a CDS encoding MerR family transcriptional regulator, with protein sequence MNTYSIGEAAKELNLTVYTLRYYDKEGLMPFVERTPSGTRVFKESDIEALRIIECLKSTGMPIKEIKAFIDWCSEGDSTLKQRYEMFMERKASVEAQMEELKKTMEIIHHKCWYYKTAMDAGTESIHKQNV encoded by the coding sequence ATGAATACATATTCCATTGGAGAAGCAGCAAAGGAATTAAACCTTACCGTATATACTTTGCGCTATTATGATAAAGAAGGCCTGATGCCTTTTGTAGAACGGACACCCAGCGGTACAAGAGTGTTTAAGGAATCAGATATAGAAGCTTTAAGAATTATTGAATGCCTGAAATCCACTGGAATGCCCATAAAAGAAATCAAAGCATTTATAGATTGGTGTTCTGAGGGAGATTCTACGTTAAAACAGAGGTATGAAATGTTTATGGAACGTAAGGCAAGTGTAGAGGCTCAAATGGAAGAACTGAAAAAGACGATGGAAATCATTCATCATAAATGCTGGTATTACAAGACTGCGATGGACGCCGGAACAGAGAGTATTCATAAACAAAACGTCTAG
- a CDS encoding DUF6440 family protein, which yields MFNKKDKNANKRFDEKLIQTSQHGSLISLWVDRQTGVNYLYTWSAQGCTLTPLLDEHGKVIVDQIEAD from the coding sequence ATGTTCAATAAAAAAGATAAAAATGCCAATAAACGTTTTGATGAAAAGCTGATACAGACCTCTCAGCATGGAAGCCTAATATCTCTATGGGTTGACCGTCAAACAGGTGTTAACTATTTATACACTTGGAGTGCGCAAGGCTGCACTCTCACACCTTTGTTAGATGAGCATGGTAAAGTAATAGTGGATCAGATAGAAGCTGATTAA
- a CDS encoding sugar O-acetyltransferase — MDIHDFLAHLNRGEAVEGHSEMHQLMHTFSQEAMKIAAELNGGYRTPQEVQELFSQLIGKPVDPSFALFPPFYTDFGKNIHVGKNVFINSGCRFQDQGGIKIGDGALIGHNVVLATLNHDIDPGKRSTLHPAPITIGTNVWIGANATILPGVTIGDGAIIAAGAVVTKDVPPNVIAGGVPAKMIKKIEPDQD, encoded by the coding sequence ATGGACATTCATGATTTTCTGGCGCACTTAAACAGGGGAGAAGCGGTGGAGGGACATTCAGAGATGCATCAGCTTATGCACACATTTTCTCAAGAAGCCATGAAGATAGCGGCTGAGTTAAACGGAGGTTACCGTACTCCCCAAGAAGTTCAGGAACTGTTTTCGCAGCTGATTGGTAAACCGGTGGATCCTTCATTTGCATTATTCCCGCCATTTTATACGGATTTTGGGAAAAACATTCATGTGGGCAAGAACGTTTTTATCAACTCTGGATGCCGCTTTCAGGATCAGGGAGGAATTAAGATTGGCGATGGTGCACTCATTGGGCATAATGTTGTGCTGGCTACTCTTAATCATGACATCGATCCCGGAAAGCGCAGCACTTTGCATCCTGCGCCAATTACCATTGGCACCAACGTCTGGATAGGTGCAAATGCCACCATCCTTCCAGGTGTAACCATAGGTGATGGGGCAATTATTGCTGCTGGCGCAGTTGTAACAAAGGATGTGCCGCCAAATGTCATTGCAGGCGGTGTGCCCGCGAAAATGATAAAGAAAATAGAACCTGATCAGGATTAA
- the rpsD gene encoding 30S ribosomal protein S4 yields MSRYTGPSWKLSRRLGISLSGTGKELEKRPFAPGQHGPTQRKKLSEYGLQLQEKQKLRHMFGVNERQFRNTFDKAAKMTGKHGENFMILLESRLDNVVYRLGLARTRRQARQVVNHGHIMVDGSRVDIPSYQVKPGQTVTLREKSRNLDIVKESIEVNNFVPDFLTFDADKLEGTFTRLPERSEMPAEINEALIVEFYSR; encoded by the coding sequence ATGTCTCGTTATACAGGTCCAAGTTGGAAACTTTCCCGCCGTCTGGGAATTTCATTAAGCGGAACAGGTAAAGAATTAGAAAAGCGTCCATTCGCACCAGGTCAGCACGGCCCGACTCAGCGTAAAAAACTTTCTGAGTACGGCTTACAGCTTCAAGAAAAACAAAAGCTTCGCCACATGTTCGGTGTGAACGAGCGTCAATTCCGCAACACATTTGACAAAGCTGCTAAAATGACTGGTAAACACGGTGAAAACTTCATGATTCTTCTTGAATCACGTCTTGACAACGTTGTTTATCGTTTAGGCCTAGCTCGCACTCGCCGCCAGGCACGCCAAGTTGTTAACCATGGCCACATCATGGTTGATGGAAGCCGCGTAGACATTCCATCATACCAAGTGAAGCCAGGTCAAACAGTTACACTTCGCGAAAAATCTCGCAACCTTGACATCGTTAAAGAATCTATCGAAGTAAACAACTTCGTTCCTGATTTCCTAACTTTCGATGCTGACAAATTAGAAGGTACTTTCACTCGTCTTCCAGAGCGTTCTGAAATGCCTGCTGAAATTAACGAAGCTCTTATCGTTGAGTTCTACTCTCGTTAA
- the tyrS gene encoding tyrosine--tRNA ligase has protein sequence MSELLKDLQFRGLINQMTDEEGLKKVLEEESVKLYTGFDPTADSLHIGHLLPILTLRRFQQAGHRPIALVGGATGMIGDPSGKKAERTLNTSDIVKEWSDKIKNQLSRFLDFDPSGKNPAVLANNFDWIGSMDLITFLRDVGKNFGINYMLAKDTVASRIESGISYTEFSYMILQSYDFLNLYRTEGCRLQVGGSDQWGNITAGLELIRKSEENAKAFGLTVPLVTKSDGTKFGKTEGGAIWLDKEKTTPYEFYQFWINTDDRDVIKYIKFFTFLSHEEIGSLEQQLTDAPEKRAAQKALAEEMTKLVHGEKSLEQAIKISQALFSGNIKELTGDEIEQGFKDVPAFTVEENEIGLIDLLVNAKISPSKRQAREDVSNGAVYINGERVQETDKVLGAEHRIDGKFTVIRRGKKKYTLIQYK, from the coding sequence ATGAGTGAATTGCTCAAAGATCTTCAGTTCAGAGGATTGATTAATCAAATGACAGACGAAGAAGGCCTGAAAAAGGTGCTTGAAGAGGAGTCTGTTAAGCTATATACAGGATTTGACCCGACAGCAGACAGCCTGCACATCGGCCATCTGCTTCCAATCTTAACGCTTCGCCGTTTCCAGCAGGCAGGACACCGTCCGATTGCCCTCGTAGGGGGAGCAACAGGGATGATTGGAGATCCATCCGGCAAAAAAGCGGAACGTACGCTGAATACATCTGATATCGTCAAAGAATGGTCAGATAAAATTAAAAACCAGTTGTCACGTTTCCTTGATTTTGATCCTTCAGGCAAAAATCCTGCCGTACTTGCAAACAACTTCGACTGGATCGGTTCAATGGATCTGATTACGTTCCTGAGAGATGTGGGCAAAAACTTCGGCATTAACTACATGCTTGCTAAAGATACGGTTGCATCAAGAATCGAATCCGGCATATCATACACAGAATTCAGCTACATGATTCTGCAATCATACGACTTCCTGAACCTTTACAGAACAGAAGGCTGCAGACTTCAGGTTGGAGGAAGCGATCAGTGGGGCAACATTACAGCAGGCCTTGAGCTGATCCGCAAATCAGAAGAAAATGCAAAAGCGTTCGGTTTAACTGTACCGCTTGTAACAAAATCAGACGGAACGAAATTTGGCAAAACTGAAGGCGGCGCAATCTGGCTTGATAAAGAGAAGACAACGCCTTACGAATTCTACCAGTTCTGGATCAACACAGACGACCGCGACGTCATCAAATACATCAAGTTTTTCACGTTCCTTTCTCATGAAGAAATCGGTTCACTGGAGCAGCAGCTGACAGATGCGCCGGAAAAACGCGCAGCACAGAAAGCACTCGCTGAAGAAATGACAAAGCTTGTCCATGGCGAGAAATCACTCGAACAGGCGATTAAAATCTCACAGGCACTTTTCAGCGGCAACATTAAAGAGCTGACTGGCGACGAAATCGAACAGGGCTTCAAAGACGTTCCTGCCTTTACAGTAGAAGAGAACGAAATCGGCCTGATTGACCTTTTAGTCAATGCCAAAATTTCTCCTTCAAAACGCCAGGCGAGAGAAGACGTATCAAACGGAGCGGTTTACATTAACGGCGAACGTGTTCAGGAAACAGACAAAGTTCTTGGAGCCGAACACCGCATTGACGGCAAATTCACCGTCATCCGAAGAGGGAAGAAGAAGTACACGCTGATTCAGTATAAGTAA
- a CDS encoding transglycosylase domain-containing protein has translation MDKLRTWYRKWMPYKHRTIKGFNITYGVIWNLVLVFIVIGLLTASFGAGVGAGYFASLVKDEPLRTYNSMKKDIYNYEETSQVYFSDNVYLGKLQADIERQEVKLADISDHVKNAVIATEDEFFYKHDGVVPKAIMRALFQEATNSANRSGGSTLTQQLIKNQILTDEVSFDRKAKEILLALRLERFFEKEEILEAYLNVADLGRNASGRNVAGVQAAAQGIFGVDAKDLSLPQAAFIAGLPQSPFGYTPFTNRGEIKGNLDAGTSRMKTVLRRMHNKGFITQQEFQEASKFDLRKSLTAAKPSSVDEYPWLTYEIEERARDILLAQLAEKDGRKLDELKQNKELYAEYKALADRNLRQNGYKIHTTVNKTMYDKMNAIAKSYEYYGNSKPEYKIDKETGKKIQVQEPVEVGAVLIENKTGKILSFVGGRDHNVSETNHATDSYRSNGSTMKPLLAYAPAMEVGKLQPGSVLADVPMDVRGWKPKNFDGRFHGFTSARFALEKSYNIPAIKSYMRVMDQNPTEYLKKMGMTSIHKNDIGAPAVAIGGLTNGVTVEENVNAYATFANGGKFVDAYLIEKIETKSGEVIYQHQSKAVDVFTPQTSYLTIDMMRDVVQSGTGSSAKNYLSFSADWAGKTGTSQEYKDIWFVASNPSVSFGTWLGYDTPKSVDKEYKGMSYSKRNILLWSKMMNAAHEVNPGLIAPKSTFKMPGGIVQRSYCALSGDLPSAMCQQAGLVTTDLFNAKFVPSKTDDSLTSGKYVFVKDRAYQVPPSAPAEFVQQGPMLKKEILEMHNLSSFSDLKELLPNKTNWGKIVVTDGNEIRDNGAVPRQVSGVRISGSSLAWNISGDSDVIGYRVYAAGNFSKDFKKVASIPASKSLSASLGGSPAAYYVTAVDVAGKESPASAIVKSGSYQAEKPAAPKPAVPKPAEPKPSEPKPAEPKPPAQPEKPKPGEPAKPPGEPQTPPEKPNG, from the coding sequence ATGGATAAACTTAGAACGTGGTACAGAAAATGGATGCCTTACAAACATAGAACAATTAAAGGGTTTAACATTACATATGGAGTCATCTGGAACCTGGTGCTTGTGTTTATTGTAATCGGTTTACTGACGGCTTCTTTCGGTGCGGGCGTAGGAGCAGGGTATTTTGCTTCTCTCGTAAAAGATGAACCTCTCCGCACATACAATTCAATGAAAAAAGACATCTACAATTATGAAGAAACCTCACAGGTTTATTTTTCGGATAATGTTTACCTCGGCAAGCTTCAGGCAGATATTGAACGGCAGGAAGTAAAGCTAGCGGATATTTCGGATCATGTGAAAAATGCCGTAATTGCGACAGAAGATGAATTTTTCTATAAGCATGATGGCGTTGTTCCTAAAGCCATTATGCGCGCCCTTTTTCAGGAAGCAACCAACTCGGCTAACCGCTCAGGCGGAAGCACGCTGACACAGCAGCTAATCAAAAATCAGATCCTGACCGATGAAGTTTCTTTTGACCGAAAAGCAAAAGAAATTCTGCTAGCCCTCAGACTTGAACGTTTTTTTGAAAAAGAAGAGATTCTTGAAGCTTACTTGAATGTAGCGGATCTTGGAAGAAATGCATCAGGCAGAAATGTCGCGGGAGTACAGGCAGCTGCTCAAGGCATTTTTGGAGTCGATGCAAAAGACCTGTCCCTTCCTCAGGCTGCGTTTATTGCGGGACTTCCGCAAAGCCCGTTTGGCTATACTCCGTTTACAAACAGAGGGGAAATTAAAGGAAATCTTGATGCGGGAACATCAAGAATGAAAACCGTTCTGCGCCGCATGCATAACAAAGGCTTTATTACCCAGCAGGAATTCCAGGAAGCAAGCAAATTCGACCTCAGAAAAAGCTTAACAGCCGCAAAACCCTCATCAGTTGATGAATATCCTTGGCTCACCTACGAAATCGAAGAACGCGCGAGAGATATTCTTCTTGCCCAGCTCGCGGAAAAAGACGGCCGCAAACTCGATGAATTAAAGCAAAATAAAGAACTCTATGCCGAATACAAGGCTTTAGCTGACAGAAATCTAAGACAAAACGGCTACAAGATTCACACCACTGTCAATAAAACGATGTACGATAAAATGAATGCCATTGCCAAATCCTATGAATATTACGGCAACAGCAAACCAGAATACAAGATTGATAAAGAAACAGGCAAAAAGATTCAGGTACAGGAACCGGTAGAAGTCGGCGCTGTATTAATTGAGAACAAAACCGGAAAGATCCTCAGCTTTGTCGGGGGAAGAGATCACAATGTTTCAGAGACGAATCATGCGACAGATTCGTACCGGTCAAATGGTTCAACGATGAAGCCTCTCCTTGCCTATGCCCCTGCCATGGAAGTCGGAAAACTTCAGCCTGGTTCCGTTCTTGCAGATGTTCCGATGGACGTTCGGGGATGGAAGCCTAAAAACTTTGACGGCAGGTTCCACGGCTTTACAAGTGCACGTTTTGCTCTTGAGAAATCCTATAACATCCCTGCCATTAAATCATATATGAGGGTTATGGATCAAAATCCTACTGAATATCTCAAAAAGATGGGCATGACCAGTATTCATAAAAATGATATCGGAGCCCCCGCTGTTGCCATCGGCGGACTGACCAATGGAGTGACAGTGGAAGAAAACGTGAACGCCTATGCTACCTTTGCAAACGGCGGCAAGTTTGTTGATGCTTACTTGATTGAAAAAATAGAAACCAAATCAGGGGAAGTCATTTACCAGCACCAGTCAAAGGCTGTAGACGTATTCACTCCCCAAACTTCTTACTTGACCATTGATATGATGAGAGATGTCGTTCAATCAGGGACCGGATCGTCTGCGAAAAACTATTTGTCATTCAGTGCAGACTGGGCCGGAAAAACGGGAACGAGCCAGGAGTACAAAGATATTTGGTTTGTAGCCTCCAATCCAAGCGTCTCTTTTGGAACATGGCTTGGCTATGATACACCTAAATCAGTGGATAAAGAGTATAAAGGCATGTCCTACAGCAAGCGGAACATCCTTCTATGGTCGAAGATGATGAATGCTGCACATGAAGTAAACCCTGGACTGATCGCTCCAAAGTCTACATTTAAAATGCCGGGCGGAATTGTCCAGAGATCCTACTGCGCCCTTTCAGGGGACCTTCCGTCTGCGATGTGCCAGCAGGCAGGACTGGTTACAACAGATCTTTTCAACGCCAAGTTTGTGCCTTCTAAGACAGATGACAGTCTGACATCGGGTAAATATGTATTCGTTAAAGACCGTGCGTACCAGGTTCCGCCTTCTGCACCGGCTGAATTTGTCCAGCAGGGCCCGATGCTGAAGAAGGAAATCCTTGAAATGCATAACCTCAGCAGCTTCAGCGATTTAAAAGAACTGCTGCCAAACAAAACAAACTGGGGAAAAATTGTCGTCACCGACGGAAATGAGATCAGGGACAACGGTGCGGTTCCAAGGCAAGTATCAGGTGTCAGAATAAGCGGCAGCTCTCTTGCCTGGAACATAAGCGGAGATTCTGATGTCATCGGATACCGCGTATATGCAGCCGGCAACTTCTCTAAAGACTTTAAAAAAGTTGCCAGCATTCCAGCTTCCAAGAGCCTGTCCGCATCACTTGGCGGCTCTCCGGCAGCCTACTACGTTACAGCAGTTGATGTAGCCGGAAAAGAATCACCTGCTTCCGCCATTGTGAAAAGCGGCAGCTACCAGGCAGAAAAACCGGCCGCTCCAAAACCTGCAGTGCCTAAGCCTGCTGAACCGAAGCCGTCTGAACCAAAGCCTGCGGAGCCTAAGCCGCCGGCTCAGCCTGAAAAACCAAAACCGGGAGAGCCGGCAAAACCACCTGGCGAACCTCAGACACCGCCTGAAAAACCGAATGGATGA